A genomic segment from Chitinophaga niabensis encodes:
- a CDS encoding fumarylacetoacetate hydrolase family protein, which produces MQIIRLYKTAATLLAFHDEQYYSIKADWNSFVNRKELFKNILSELPSQTRIDKATAETIIANELQAPIATQEVWAAGVTYFRSRTARMEESEVSGGATFYDKVYVAERPELFFKATPHRVSGHKEVVFIREDSSWDVPEPELTLFVSSHGTIEGYTVGNDMSSRSIEGENPLYLPQAKVYEKCAGLGPCLVVTDTPIPPDTLIKMSIFRKEDLKYTDSVPISQMKRGHQELVDFLFKGCAFPDGCYLMTGTCLVPDNNFTLQDDDRVEISIDHIGTLINEVQTLH; this is translated from the coding sequence ATGCAGATCATCCGGCTCTATAAAACCGCAGCCACATTACTGGCCTTCCACGATGAACAGTATTATTCCATCAAGGCCGACTGGAATAGTTTCGTAAACAGGAAAGAGCTGTTTAAAAACATCCTGTCAGAACTTCCTTCGCAAACACGCATAGATAAAGCTACCGCAGAAACCATCATTGCAAATGAACTGCAGGCTCCCATTGCCACACAGGAAGTATGGGCTGCCGGTGTTACTTATTTCCGCAGCCGCACCGCACGTATGGAAGAATCAGAGGTCTCCGGCGGTGCTACCTTTTATGATAAAGTATACGTGGCAGAAAGACCTGAACTCTTTTTCAAAGCTACTCCACACAGGGTATCCGGCCACAAAGAGGTAGTGTTCATCCGGGAAGATTCATCCTGGGATGTGCCGGAACCGGAACTTACACTCTTCGTAAGCAGCCACGGTACTATTGAAGGATATACCGTTGGCAACGACATGAGTTCCCGCAGCATTGAAGGAGAAAACCCGCTGTACCTCCCGCAGGCAAAGGTCTATGAGAAATGCGCCGGTCTTGGTCCCTGCCTGGTTGTAACGGATACGCCTATCCCTCCGGATACACTCATAAAAATGTCCATCTTCCGCAAAGAAGACCTGAAGTACACAGATAGCGTTCCCATCAGCCAGATGAAACGCGGGCACCAGGAATTGGTGGATTTCCTCTTCAAAGGATGTGCATTCCCGGATGGCTGTTATCTCATGACCGGCACCTGCCTGGTACCTGATAACAATTTCACGCTGCAGGACGATGACCGTGTAGAGATCAGCATAGACCACATCGGTACGCTGATCAATGAGGTTCAGACATTACATTGA
- a CDS encoding RagB/SusD family nutrient uptake outer membrane protein, which translates to MNKFLVLVTILLLTASCTKDYLKKAPDEDLDIKKVFSERKYAESFLSSAYNNVPVMLGAADWDQRNPFTGASDEMEITFLGAYSHLLNSGAWSANDYYPDVWGFMYEGIRKTNLFLDNVAQVPMDETERNRWIGEATFLRAFFHFMLARIYGAIPIGDHAYTLSEDYSKIRRQPIDKVVEFITKECDKAVPLLEWKVAPDKLGRVTKAAALALKSQALLYMASPLWNGNPDYTGIKDKEGVQLFPAFDKERWRRAAVAAKECIDGVEANGYRLYRAANNDPVRNYQEVFIERNNAEVLFARNAGEHSHFERCSNPISYGGFSIFCPTQELVDDYEMANGQRPITGYNADGSPVINAGSGYVEGGYVAAKHPLDYYPAGVSNMYVGREPRFYASINFNGAIWKGRGIQFWFEGLDGRKRAGSDYCISGYLMKKMVNPTSDIFQNRFSLNTFIYYRLGAEYLNYAEALNEMDGAVPDVYKYVNLIRDRSGLPPLPAGLSQDEMRARIWHERRIELAFETHRYFDTRRWKIAAGIDSKEIHGMNIGAGTSLSDNNFYKRTVIEKRVFIAPKHYLWPLQQEEINKNRNLVQNPGW; encoded by the coding sequence ATGAACAAGTTCCTTGTTTTAGTCACCATATTGCTCTTAACAGCATCATGCACCAAAGACTATCTTAAAAAAGCGCCGGACGAAGACCTGGACATTAAAAAGGTATTTTCCGAAAGAAAGTACGCAGAGTCTTTCCTCTCTTCGGCATACAACAATGTTCCCGTTATGCTGGGCGCGGCAGACTGGGACCAGCGTAATCCTTTTACGGGCGCCAGTGATGAAATGGAGATCACTTTCCTGGGGGCTTACTCCCACCTGCTGAACTCCGGTGCCTGGAGTGCGAATGACTACTACCCGGATGTATGGGGTTTTATGTATGAAGGCATCCGTAAAACAAACCTTTTCCTGGATAATGTGGCACAGGTGCCGATGGATGAAACGGAGCGGAACAGGTGGATAGGAGAAGCTACTTTCCTGCGGGCTTTCTTCCATTTTATGCTGGCACGTATTTATGGCGCAATCCCGATCGGTGATCATGCCTATACACTCAGCGAGGATTATTCGAAGATCCGCCGGCAGCCCATTGACAAAGTAGTTGAATTCATCACGAAGGAATGTGATAAAGCAGTGCCTTTGCTGGAATGGAAAGTAGCCCCGGATAAACTGGGCCGTGTTACCAAAGCAGCTGCGCTGGCATTGAAGTCGCAGGCATTATTGTACATGGCCAGCCCGCTTTGGAATGGTAACCCTGATTACACCGGCATAAAAGATAAAGAAGGTGTGCAGCTCTTTCCTGCTTTCGATAAAGAGCGCTGGAGAAGAGCGGCTGTTGCTGCGAAAGAATGCATCGACGGGGTGGAGGCGAATGGATACAGGTTATACCGCGCCGCAAATAATGATCCTGTGCGGAATTACCAGGAAGTATTCATTGAACGGAACAACGCGGAAGTATTGTTTGCTCGTAATGCAGGAGAACATTCGCATTTTGAGCGTTGCAGCAATCCCATCAGTTATGGCGGCTTCTCTATTTTCTGCCCTACGCAGGAATTAGTGGACGATTATGAAATGGCGAACGGCCAGCGGCCTATTACAGGGTACAATGCAGATGGCTCGCCGGTGATCAATGCCGGTTCCGGTTATGTGGAAGGAGGGTATGTGGCAGCTAAACACCCGCTGGATTATTATCCTGCCGGTGTAAGCAATATGTATGTGGGCCGGGAGCCCCGCTTTTATGCCAGCATCAATTTCAACGGCGCTATCTGGAAAGGCCGGGGCATACAGTTCTGGTTTGAGGGGCTGGATGGCAGGAAGCGGGCAGGCTCCGATTACTGCATTTCCGGTTACCTGATGAAGAAAATGGTGAACCCCACTTCGGATATCTTCCAGAACAGGTTTTCTTTGAATACCTTCATCTATTACCGGCTGGGGGCAGAATACCTGAACTATGCGGAAGCACTAAACGAAATGGATGGCGCCGTGCCGGATGTATATAAGTATGTGAACCTGATCAGGGACCGTTCCGGTTTGCCTCCTTTACCTGCCGGTTTAAGCCAGGATGAAATGAGGGCCCGCATATGGCATGAACGGAGGATAGAGCTGGCATTTGAAACACATCGCTACTTTGATACACGGCGCTGGAAGATTGCAGCAGGTATTGACAGTAAAGAAATTCACGGGATGAACATTGGTGCAGGCACCAGCCTGTCCGACAATAATTTTTATAAACGCACCGTGATAGAGAAACGGGTGTTCATTGCACCGAAACATTATTTATGGCCGTTACAGCAGGAGGAGATCAATAAGAATCGTAACCTGGTACAAAATCCCGGATGGTGA
- a CDS encoding DUF6786 family protein, with protein MKLNIMAAALLTGMISCNQAETKEEKKPGTFGEDVAFLQKHLQNVVVLQSSSDSSRVVVTGDYQARVMTSTASGSAGKSFGWINYNLVSSGKLSPHINAFGGEERFWLGPEGGQYSLFFPGGKSFEFDNWQTPGLIDTAHYNVKSQSANAITYQYAGSIQNYSGTTFKLDISRTIRLLDNNAIAAQLQYALPEGVKSVAYETENVLTNTGDSAWQEKNGLLSIWLLGMFIPSDQTVVVAPFKGVADAHAHITDDYFGKIPPQNLQVKDSLLLFRADGKARGKLGLSPLVAKSGAGSIDLENNTLTVLFYEVAPQGRYVNSKWELQKEPFKGDAVNCYNDGPLADGSQMGPFYEVESSSDARALKPGETLSYKQVTMHFEAADRTALKALAARLWSLPLEDVQQFLSKK; from the coding sequence ATGAAATTAAACATTATGGCAGCTGCACTGCTCACGGGCATGATCAGCTGCAACCAGGCTGAAACAAAGGAAGAAAAGAAACCCGGCACTTTCGGGGAGGATGTAGCCTTTCTGCAAAAACACCTGCAAAATGTAGTAGTACTCCAAAGCAGCAGCGACAGCAGCCGTGTGGTGGTAACAGGCGATTACCAGGCCCGCGTAATGACCAGCACTGCCAGCGGCAGCGCAGGCAAAAGCTTTGGCTGGATCAATTACAACCTGGTATCCTCCGGCAAACTTTCCCCGCACATCAATGCATTTGGTGGTGAAGAACGTTTCTGGTTAGGCCCCGAGGGCGGGCAGTATTCCCTCTTCTTCCCCGGCGGCAAATCCTTTGAATTCGATAACTGGCAAACACCCGGCCTGATAGATACCGCGCATTACAACGTGAAATCTCAGTCCGCCAATGCTATTACCTATCAATATGCCGGGAGCATTCAAAACTATTCCGGCACTACCTTTAAACTGGATATCAGCAGAACTATCCGCCTGCTGGACAACAACGCCATTGCCGCACAACTGCAATATGCATTGCCTGAAGGTGTAAAAAGCGTAGCCTACGAAACAGAGAATGTACTCACTAATACGGGGGACAGTGCATGGCAGGAAAAGAACGGACTGCTCAGCATCTGGCTGCTGGGTATGTTCATCCCTTCTGATCAGACGGTGGTGGTAGCACCTTTCAAAGGAGTAGCAGATGCCCATGCACATATCACAGATGATTACTTTGGCAAAATACCTCCGCAGAACCTGCAGGTGAAAGACAGCCTGCTGCTCTTCCGTGCAGATGGCAAAGCCCGTGGCAAACTGGGGCTCTCTCCGCTCGTTGCCAAATCGGGTGCAGGCAGTATAGACCTGGAGAACAATACGCTCACTGTACTCTTCTATGAAGTAGCGCCGCAGGGCCGTTATGTGAATTCCAAATGGGAACTGCAAAAAGAACCCTTCAAAGGAGATGCCGTGAATTGCTATAACGATGGCCCGCTGGCAGATGGTTCTCAGATGGGCCCTTTCTATGAAGTAGAATCTTCTTCTGATGCACGTGCCCTGAAACCCGGCGAAACACTCAGCTACAAACAGGTAACCATGCACTTCGAAGCTGCAGACCGCACAGCCCTGAAAGCCCTCGCAGCCCGCTTGTGGAGCCTGCCGCTGGAAGATGTACAACAATTCCTCAGCAAAAAATAA
- a CDS encoding SusC/RagA family TonB-linked outer membrane protein, producing the protein MKGSSHQRALRKKACSLFLFFFTITAVSYAQKVITGKVTSAADGKPLSEVTIVVQGTPVGTTTYPDGTYAIKVSGNDAMLVYTYVGYEPQAITVGNNSILNIQLKQQSSTLGDVVVVGFGKQKKMTVTGAISSVPVNNIQRIATPSLSNALAGSMPGIITRQSSGEPGYDGAAVFIRGFGTWANRAPLILVDGVERDINQINTQEIESFSILKDASATAVYGVRGANGVILIVTKRGSTGKPKVIFRTENASLQALRLPDYINGPEYAGLINEALANNNQPARYTAAELQKFRDGSDPYLYPNVDWTDAVLKRNTFQSINNLSVSGGNEIIKYYTNVGYTVLNGIYKQDPKNAYKTNAQMKRYNFRSNVDINVSKTISIELGIGGVIQKGNYPGTGAPAIFDALKITSPINYPKLNPDGSVAGASTSYLQNNPWGLVTQSGYTRQDRNTLQGTFGGKWDLSKLVTPGLSVRGLFAYDHYYSASTDRIKPYAIKQYLGKDANGNDRYSSPPIREEQPMTYVLHNGANRAYYTEVGINYNRTFGDHTLTGMVLGNRREYIDLTAGSTLNNLPYRRQGLAGRITYNYKNRYLAEVNAGYNGSENFPEGKQYGFFPSASAGWIISNEKFWHIDAVSNLKIRGSYGQVGNDQIGARRFLFLTTINRQGQSYFFGDNQRFYQGFEEAQIGNDDVTWEVATKSNIGMDLELFKGIINLQVDAFKENREGILIQRGVIPRVTGYYPWTLPYANLGKAKNSGIDALLEVRHTTRKGFYYNFRGTFTYAKSICTQNDDPIPKYDYQSFVGQPIDQPMGLIALGFFKDQADIEKSPKQNFMDQVRPGDIKYQDYNNDGVVDDYDRVPIGYPRTPQMVYGAGASFGYKGFELSFFFTGVARTSLFVDGPSMYAFQMGLGTYNILREYYDNRWTPQNPNAKYPRASPLQNPNNNRTSTLFLQDASYIRLKSAEIAYNFAIKRGLEGIRLFINGYNLATWDKIKVIDPESNYGTGGYPLQRSINFGAQLSF; encoded by the coding sequence ATGAAAGGCTCCTCCCATCAAAGAGCATTAAGGAAAAAGGCATGCAGCCTCTTTCTTTTCTTCTTCACTATCACAGCCGTCAGTTATGCGCAGAAGGTGATCACCGGTAAGGTGACTTCTGCCGCTGATGGTAAACCATTATCTGAAGTAACGATTGTGGTGCAGGGAACGCCGGTTGGCACCACAACTTACCCTGATGGTACTTATGCCATTAAAGTTTCAGGGAACGATGCCATGCTGGTATATACTTATGTAGGGTATGAACCGCAGGCTATCACGGTGGGCAATAACAGCATCCTCAACATACAGCTGAAGCAACAGTCCAGCACACTGGGCGATGTGGTGGTGGTAGGTTTCGGAAAGCAAAAGAAAATGACGGTAACCGGTGCCATCTCCAGCGTACCGGTGAACAACATCCAGCGCATCGCCACACCTTCTTTATCAAATGCGCTGGCTGGCAGCATGCCGGGTATTATTACACGCCAGAGTTCCGGTGAGCCGGGGTATGACGGGGCAGCTGTGTTCATCCGCGGTTTCGGTACCTGGGCCAACAGGGCGCCGTTGATATTGGTAGATGGGGTGGAACGCGATATCAACCAGATCAACACGCAGGAAATTGAAAGTTTCTCTATCCTGAAAGATGCGTCTGCTACCGCGGTGTATGGTGTCAGAGGAGCTAACGGCGTAATCCTTATCGTTACAAAAAGGGGAAGTACGGGTAAACCGAAAGTGATCTTCCGTACGGAGAATGCCAGCTTACAGGCTTTGCGCTTACCTGATTACATCAACGGCCCGGAGTACGCAGGCCTGATCAATGAAGCGCTGGCGAACAATAACCAGCCGGCACGGTACACAGCAGCTGAGCTGCAGAAGTTCAGAGATGGTTCTGATCCTTATCTCTATCCGAATGTGGATTGGACGGATGCGGTATTGAAGAGGAACACTTTCCAAAGCATCAATAACCTGAGTGTTTCCGGTGGCAATGAAATTATTAAATACTATACGAATGTTGGGTACACGGTGCTGAATGGTATTTACAAACAGGATCCTAAGAACGCCTATAAAACAAATGCACAGATGAAACGGTATAATTTCCGTTCCAATGTGGATATCAATGTTTCCAAAACTATCAGTATTGAATTGGGCATCGGCGGTGTGATCCAGAAAGGCAATTACCCGGGCACGGGAGCCCCTGCTATCTTTGACGCGCTGAAGATCACCTCTCCGATCAACTATCCTAAACTGAACCCTGATGGCTCTGTTGCAGGCGCTTCCACTTCTTACCTGCAGAACAATCCCTGGGGGCTGGTTACACAATCAGGATATACGCGGCAGGACAGGAATACGCTGCAGGGAACTTTCGGCGGCAAATGGGACCTTTCCAAACTGGTAACACCCGGCCTTTCTGTACGCGGATTATTTGCTTACGATCATTATTACTCTGCTTCTACGGACCGTATCAAGCCATATGCCATCAAACAATACCTGGGTAAGGATGCGAACGGGAACGACCGGTATTCTTCACCCCCCATCCGTGAGGAACAACCCATGACCTATGTATTGCACAATGGCGCTAACCGGGCCTATTATACGGAAGTGGGTATCAACTATAACCGCACTTTCGGAGATCATACGCTCACAGGTATGGTGTTAGGCAACCGCAGGGAATACATTGACCTCACGGCAGGATCCACGTTGAACAACCTGCCATACAGGCGGCAGGGGCTGGCAGGGCGGATCACTTATAACTATAAGAACCGTTACCTCGCGGAAGTAAATGCGGGATATAACGGATCAGAGAATTTCCCGGAAGGCAAACAATATGGTTTCTTCCCTTCTGCTTCAGCGGGCTGGATCATCAGCAATGAAAAGTTCTGGCACATAGACGCTGTTTCTAACCTCAAAATAAGAGGATCTTATGGCCAGGTAGGTAATGACCAGATAGGGGCAAGGCGCTTCTTATTCCTCACTACCATTAACCGCCAGGGGCAATCTTATTTCTTTGGAGATAACCAGCGGTTCTACCAGGGTTTTGAAGAAGCACAGATCGGGAACGACGATGTGACCTGGGAGGTGGCCACCAAATCGAACATCGGTATGGACCTGGAATTATTCAAAGGTATCATCAATTTGCAGGTAGATGCGTTTAAAGAAAACAGGGAAGGCATCCTCATTCAGCGGGGCGTTATACCACGCGTAACAGGTTATTATCCATGGACACTGCCTTATGCCAACCTGGGTAAAGCAAAGAACTCCGGCATCGATGCATTGCTGGAAGTACGGCATACTACCCGCAAAGGCTTCTATTATAACTTCAGGGGTACTTTCACCTATGCTAAAAGTATCTGCACACAAAACGATGATCCTATTCCGAAGTATGATTACCAGTCGTTCGTAGGGCAGCCTATTGATCAGCCGATGGGATTGATTGCGCTGGGTTTCTTTAAAGACCAGGCCGATATAGAGAAAAGTCCTAAGCAGAATTTCATGGACCAGGTAAGGCCCGGGGATATCAAGTACCAGGATTATAACAATGATGGCGTAGTAGATGATTACGATCGCGTGCCCATAGGTTATCCCAGGACGCCGCAGATGGTGTACGGCGCAGGCGCGAGTTTTGGCTACAAGGGTTTTGAGCTGAGCTTTTTCTTTACAGGCGTGGCCCGCACCAGCCTGTTTGTGGATGGCCCTTCCATGTATGCTTTCCAGATGGGTTTAGGTACTTACAATATCCTGCGTGAGTATTATGATAACCGCTGGACGCCGCAAAATCCCAATGCCAAATATCCGCGTGCATCCCCTTTGCAGAATCCCAATAATAACAGAACGTCTACCTTATTCCTGCAGGATGCATCGTACATCCGGCTGAAGAGTGCAGAGATTGCTTACAATTTTGCCATCAAACGCGGGCTGGAAGGTATCCGCCTGTTCATCAACGGATACAACCTGGCTACCTGGGATAAGATAAAAGTGATAGATCCGGAATCCAATTACGGTACGGGGGGATATCCTTTGCAGCGCAGCATCAATTTCGGGGCACAGCTTTCGTTTTAA
- a CDS encoding DUF4091 domain-containing protein: MKKVIILLLCLAAETAQAQSMSVWLETSLKRIFPQSPAGTDSILELSAARGSRISFQAAFHSDLKDQVHMECSMENAAELKPRIRYVGLVPMHHFTTDVRKEEMDGIGFLPGLVPEPLYPLTKVEANPYASRSFWITLNIPANITPGMHTYDVKLKWNKGERVLKLKVNASKLVLQPRRNFPVTHWWRGEATSIYYKTKMFDEQWWKHTEAQMRNLIEHGTDVAFVQNFFEFKTLFKQPCQMLLVDEPSPGKYTFNWSVIKRFTDMCKQMGYRKFEWAHLWMYWGVTTAMRVYTVKEGKYVLLWDADLPAFSDKYINFLKQFLPAFHDFLQKENILEGSYFHLSDEPWSEHVPNYKRARQVLKDLAPWMKVMDALSDIRYGKEHLTDIPVPIISSAAAYLKEKIPHWVYFCTGPRDKWLNRFFDTPLPKIRMSGWLFYHLKAEGFLHWGYNYWHKLDSEEASDPYSNGSAHAYPGIPDGDPFVVYPGPDGPYDSIRWEVFAESLQDYAILQSAGIDPDDKLLAPLVSYEDFPKTSAWITAALKQVLF, encoded by the coding sequence GTGAAAAAAGTAATTATTTTATTGTTGTGCCTGGCTGCCGAGACTGCGCAGGCGCAAAGCATGAGCGTATGGCTGGAAACTTCATTGAAAAGGATCTTCCCGCAGTCCCCTGCGGGCACTGATTCCATCCTGGAGCTATCTGCGGCCAGGGGCAGCCGCATTTCCTTTCAGGCAGCTTTTCACAGCGATCTGAAAGACCAGGTGCATATGGAATGCAGTATGGAAAATGCGGCTGAATTAAAGCCCCGGATACGTTATGTGGGGCTGGTGCCCATGCATCATTTTACAACGGACGTAAGGAAAGAAGAAATGGACGGCATCGGCTTCCTGCCGGGGCTGGTGCCGGAACCATTATATCCGCTTACAAAGGTAGAAGCAAATCCTTATGCAAGCCGGTCTTTCTGGATAACACTGAACATCCCGGCCAACATTACACCCGGCATGCATACCTATGATGTGAAACTGAAGTGGAATAAAGGGGAGCGGGTGTTAAAGCTGAAAGTGAATGCGAGCAAACTGGTGTTGCAGCCCCGGCGTAATTTCCCGGTCACGCATTGGTGGCGGGGAGAGGCTACCAGCATTTATTACAAGACTAAAATGTTCGATGAACAATGGTGGAAACACACGGAAGCACAGATGCGGAACCTGATAGAGCATGGAACGGATGTGGCTTTTGTACAGAATTTCTTCGAGTTTAAGACCTTGTTTAAACAACCCTGCCAGATGCTGCTCGTAGACGAGCCGAGCCCGGGGAAGTATACATTCAACTGGTCTGTGATCAAACGGTTCACGGATATGTGTAAGCAAATGGGCTACCGGAAATTTGAATGGGCGCATCTTTGGATGTACTGGGGTGTAACAACGGCCATGCGGGTGTATACCGTAAAAGAGGGCAAATATGTATTACTGTGGGATGCTGATCTGCCCGCTTTTTCAGACAAGTACATCAACTTCTTAAAACAATTCCTGCCCGCCTTCCACGACTTCCTGCAAAAGGAAAATATACTGGAAGGTTCTTATTTTCATTTGTCGGATGAACCCTGGTCTGAGCATGTACCTAATTACAAACGGGCACGGCAGGTGCTGAAGGACCTGGCGCCCTGGATGAAGGTAATGGACGCTTTAAGCGATATCCGGTATGGAAAGGAACATTTAACAGACATACCGGTGCCTATCATCAGTTCCGCCGCGGCCTACCTGAAAGAAAAAATACCGCACTGGGTGTATTTCTGTACAGGCCCAAGGGATAAATGGCTGAACCGTTTCTTTGATACACCACTGCCTAAGATCCGCATGAGCGGCTGGTTGTTTTACCATCTGAAGGCAGAAGGCTTTTTGCATTGGGGGTATAATTACTGGCATAAACTGGATTCGGAAGAAGCATCCGATCCTTATTCAAATGGTTCTGCACATGCTTATCCCGGCATTCCGGATGGCGATCCGTTTGTAGTGTATCCCGGTCCGGACGGGCCTTATGATTCTATCCGCTGGGAAGTGTTTGCAGAGTCCCTGCAGGATTATGCGATCCTGCAATCTGCGGGTATTGACCCGGATGATAAATTATTAGCACCTTTGGTTTCTTACGAAGATTTTCCTAAAACATCAGCATGGATAACAGCCGCATTAAAACAGGTTTTATTTTAG
- the fucP gene encoding L-fucose:H+ symporter permease, translating into MNSTVETLQPSTRSNPVKLTFILVISLFFLWALTGNLIPVLIPHLRKACQLNDFQSAFIDSAYWVSYFFFALPAAWVMRKWSYKTGIITGLLIAATGAILFFPAAELRSFGLFLFALFLVAAGMTFLETAANPYITIMGSKETAVQRLNFAQAFNGLGAFVAAFFLSKVILSGKEFSTEQLNAMNPEALNSYLLSEARSVQVPYLAIAGVLLLVALIFRLVHFPPVQEEHGGKLSINLRVFRHVHFRWGVIAQFAYVGAQVCISSFFIRYAGFSAGMPELEATTFLGMLLLCFMIGRYVGTFLMQKIAPRILLIIYSAACVLLLAYCVLQGGRIGVYFLLMVEFFMSIMFPTIFSLAIRDLGNETKSASAFLVMSIVGGALIPLGLGAIAYYYNVQLAYVVPMICFAVVLYYAWRHALPK; encoded by the coding sequence ATGAATTCCACCGTTGAAACGTTGCAGCCTTCCACGCGCAGCAACCCTGTTAAACTGACGTTCATACTCGTGATCAGCCTGTTCTTTTTATGGGCACTCACCGGCAACCTGATACCCGTGCTGATCCCGCATCTGCGGAAAGCCTGCCAGCTGAACGATTTTCAGTCCGCCTTCATCGACTCCGCCTATTGGGTGAGCTATTTCTTTTTTGCATTACCCGCCGCATGGGTGATGCGTAAATGGAGCTATAAAACAGGCATCATCACCGGCCTGCTGATTGCAGCAACCGGTGCCATCCTGTTCTTCCCGGCAGCAGAATTACGTTCCTTCGGGCTCTTCCTGTTTGCGTTATTCTTAGTAGCAGCAGGCATGACCTTCCTTGAAACGGCTGCCAACCCTTACATCACCATCATGGGGTCAAAGGAAACCGCCGTGCAGCGCCTCAATTTTGCACAAGCCTTCAACGGGCTGGGCGCCTTCGTAGCCGCCTTCTTCCTGAGCAAAGTGATCCTTTCCGGTAAAGAGTTCTCTACAGAACAGCTCAATGCCATGAATCCTGAAGCATTGAACAGTTACCTGCTTTCAGAAGCACGGTCCGTACAGGTGCCCTATCTCGCCATTGCAGGCGTGCTCCTGCTGGTAGCACTTATTTTCCGGCTGGTGCATTTTCCGCCGGTACAGGAAGAACATGGCGGTAAGCTCAGCATTAACCTCCGCGTATTCCGGCATGTACATTTCCGCTGGGGCGTGATAGCACAGTTTGCTTATGTGGGTGCACAGGTATGCATCTCCAGTTTCTTTATCCGTTACGCCGGTTTCAGTGCAGGCATGCCGGAACTGGAAGCCACTACTTTCCTGGGTATGCTGTTGCTCTGCTTTATGATCGGACGGTATGTGGGTACTTTCCTGATGCAAAAGATAGCACCCCGCATATTGCTGATCATCTACAGTGCAGCATGTGTGTTATTACTGGCGTATTGTGTATTACAGGGAGGAAGGATCGGCGTGTACTTTTTACTGATGGTAGAATTCTTTATGTCCATCATGTTCCCAACTATTTTCTCACTTGCTATCAGGGACCTTGGCAATGAAACCAAGTCCGCTTCTGCTTTCCTCGTGATGTCTATTGTAGGTGGCGCTTTGATCCCCCTGGGGCTGGGAGCTATCGCTTACTATTATAATGTGCAGCTGGCTTATGTTGTGCCCATGATATGTTTTGCCGTGGTGCTGTATTATGCATGGCGGCATGCCTTACCGAAGTAA